One region of Termitidicoccus mucosus genomic DNA includes:
- a CDS encoding alpha-galactosidase, with protein sequence MGVAAGGRLQHWHWGARLNPTDLGIWRPSLDRAFAPVGNDDTGLSFNTLLSEFPFSGSGDFHSPAVEVEHADGSAVLNLRYEAHRLMRGKPGLPGLPALYVETESEADTLEIDLLDETGGLRVTLSYTAFAVHDVIARSARVTNLGNQPCRLRRVLSANVDFGERRSWRWLHLSGAWARERHLHETALRPGVQAIESRCGASGHEHNPFFALRAPDAGEEHGEVFGFSLIYSGNFLGLVELDAMDTARAQIGLGTAGFSWQLEPGETFQTPEAALAFSDRGLGEMSRTYHRLYRTRLCRGRYRDRARPVLINNWEATYFDFDETRLIDLARRAKKTGVELFVLDDGWFGHRDDVHSSLGDWWPYPKKLPRGLVGLAEAIAREGMLFGLWLEPEMISPDSELYREHPDWCLHVAGRSRSLVRSQLVLDFSRPEVRDAILQCLIALLRSAPIRYVKWDANRNLTEIASDGRESARQGETLHRHILGLYAVLEKLTSTFPDVLFEGCSGGGGRFDPGLLHYMPQIWTSDNSDAISRLLIQYGTSLVYPFSAMAAHISAVPNHQVERTTPLRTRGLVAQTGAFGLELDLARCTDAELAEIARLVERHRQWQPLLATGNLYRLKSPFADSESAWMLVSDDQTEALVFHAVILAEANTPLMRLRLRGLRPDWQYRQKGSDLIQGGDALMAHGWLLAPGNDFSAEVRHLVRWQHGT encoded by the coding sequence TTGGGAGTCGCAGCCGGAGGACGTCTCCAGCATTGGCATTGGGGAGCACGCCTGAATCCCACAGATCTGGGCATCTGGCGTCCTTCGCTTGATCGTGCCTTTGCCCCTGTTGGCAACGACGACACCGGCCTTTCGTTCAACACCCTGCTTTCCGAGTTTCCCTTTTCCGGGAGCGGCGATTTCCACTCACCCGCGGTAGAAGTGGAGCACGCGGACGGCTCCGCTGTTCTCAATCTTCGCTACGAAGCCCACCGCTTGATGCGCGGCAAACCCGGCCTGCCCGGCCTGCCGGCGCTCTATGTCGAAACCGAATCCGAAGCCGACACGCTGGAGATTGATCTGCTCGACGAAACCGGCGGCCTGCGGGTGACGCTCTCCTACACGGCCTTCGCCGTCCACGATGTCATCGCCCGTTCGGCCCGCGTCACCAATCTGGGCAACCAACCGTGCCGTCTGCGACGCGTCCTCAGCGCGAATGTCGATTTCGGCGAGCGGCGTTCGTGGCGCTGGCTGCACCTCTCCGGGGCGTGGGCGCGCGAGCGGCATCTCCACGAGACGGCGTTGCGCCCCGGCGTCCAGGCCATCGAGAGTCGCTGCGGCGCCAGCGGACACGAACACAATCCCTTTTTCGCACTTCGCGCGCCCGATGCTGGCGAAGAGCACGGCGAGGTGTTCGGGTTCAGCCTCATCTACAGCGGCAATTTCCTCGGCTTGGTCGAGCTCGACGCCATGGATACCGCCCGCGCGCAAATCGGCTTGGGGACGGCGGGATTCAGCTGGCAACTCGAGCCCGGTGAAACTTTCCAGACACCGGAGGCGGCCCTGGCTTTTTCCGACCGCGGCCTTGGGGAGATGTCGCGCACCTATCACCGCCTCTATCGCACCCGCCTCTGCCGTGGTCGCTATCGCGACCGCGCGCGCCCCGTGCTCATCAACAACTGGGAAGCCACGTATTTCGACTTCGATGAAACGCGGCTGATCGATCTCGCCCGCCGGGCCAAAAAAACCGGCGTGGAGCTGTTCGTGCTCGACGACGGCTGGTTTGGCCACCGCGATGACGTCCACTCCTCCCTCGGCGATTGGTGGCCCTATCCCAAGAAACTTCCGCGCGGTCTCGTCGGCCTTGCCGAAGCCATCGCCCGCGAAGGCATGCTCTTCGGTCTCTGGCTCGAACCCGAGATGATTTCTCCGGACAGCGAGCTGTATCGCGAGCACCCTGACTGGTGCCTGCATGTCGCCGGACGCAGCCGTTCGCTCGTGCGTAGCCAACTCGTGCTCGATTTTTCCCGTCCGGAAGTACGCGACGCCATCCTGCAATGCCTCATCGCTCTCCTGCGCAGCGCTCCCATCCGCTACGTCAAATGGGACGCCAATCGTAATTTGACGGAAATCGCCTCGGACGGACGGGAGTCGGCGCGCCAAGGGGAGACCCTGCACCGCCACATCCTGGGACTCTACGCCGTGCTGGAAAAGCTGACGTCCACGTTTCCTGACGTGCTCTTCGAAGGCTGCTCCGGCGGCGGCGGACGCTTCGATCCTGGCCTGCTGCATTATATGCCGCAGATTTGGACCAGTGACAACAGCGACGCGATTTCGCGCCTGCTCATTCAATACGGAACCAGCCTCGTGTATCCTTTTTCTGCAATGGCGGCTCACATTTCAGCTGTGCCGAATCACCAAGTAGAACGGACGACTCCACTGCGCACGCGCGGCCTTGTCGCCCAAACCGGGGCTTTCGGTTTGGAGTTGGACCTCGCTCGTTGCACTGATGCGGAGCTGGCCGAAATCGCACGACTTGTGGAGCGCCACCGGCAATGGCAACCGTTGCTCGCGACCGGCAACCTCTATCGTCTGAAAAGCCCCTTCGCGGACTCGGAAAGCGCGTGGATGCTGGTCTCGGACGATCAGACGGAGGCGCTCGTATTTCACGCCGTGATCCTGGCCGAGGCCAATACCCCGCTCATGCGCCTGCGGCTGCGCGGGCTGCGCCCGGACTGGCAATACCGGCAGAAAGGATCGGACCTGATTCAAGGCGGAGACGCCCTCATGGCGCACGGATGGCTGCTTGCGCCTGGCAACGACTTTTCCGCCGAGGTCCGGCATCTGGTCCGGTGGCAGCATGGAACCTAA
- a CDS encoding MFS transporter: MTSPRQDSVAPPHPDSPGQPQPAHASPEKLQPRSLFAYGLGVIAYQYPHTGLAMLAMPLLNVELGVSPATVGAILMIGRIWDAITNPLMGAISDNTRTKWGRRRPYLVLGAILCALTYPLVWWVPEGASHAVLAIQFLVTTLLLYTFFAIYSVPYMALGLELSPDYHERTRVQVWRSYIGLIPMLTAGGFYWFCQRPFFGGTVAGARWLGLLVGLVILVTGVMPGLLLRERYYRLSVRQEREPLMTQWRAAVTNRPFIILMGIIASLTIGWQTTDALGFYVMTYHVFGGDTVATGKLLFLTTVVVTAFAFVAIPIVRRIELRFGKTRALRVCLYLNITAAISKWFLASPAHPWTWLIIGILAQFCSLGFWILVSSMKADICDHDELHSGRRREGTFGAIGNLVQKFTGSLTYFLGGLLLSLIGYDAALGGAQNPESIFWLRVCFSLGPILFLSLCLVLLNKYPLDEPAMKAIRSQLEQRRSQV; the protein is encoded by the coding sequence ATGACTTCGCCTCGCCAAGATTCCGTTGCCCCGCCGCATCCCGATTCGCCGGGGCAACCTCAACCGGCCCATGCCAGCCCGGAAAAACTTCAGCCACGCTCACTGTTCGCCTACGGCCTCGGCGTCATCGCCTACCAGTATCCGCATACGGGACTCGCCATGCTGGCCATGCCGCTCCTCAATGTTGAACTCGGCGTGTCTCCGGCGACGGTGGGCGCCATCCTGATGATCGGGCGTATTTGGGACGCGATCACCAACCCATTGATGGGGGCCATCTCCGACAACACGCGGACAAAATGGGGCCGGCGACGCCCTTATCTCGTGCTCGGCGCGATCCTCTGCGCCCTGACATATCCACTGGTGTGGTGGGTTCCGGAAGGAGCCAGCCACGCAGTTTTGGCGATCCAATTCCTTGTCACCACCCTGCTGCTCTACACCTTTTTCGCCATCTATTCGGTCCCTTACATGGCACTCGGGTTGGAACTCTCCCCTGACTATCATGAACGCACGCGGGTTCAGGTTTGGCGGTCCTACATTGGCTTGATCCCGATGCTCACCGCCGGGGGCTTCTATTGGTTTTGCCAGCGGCCTTTCTTCGGAGGCACCGTCGCCGGCGCCCGCTGGCTTGGTCTTCTGGTTGGCCTGGTGATTCTCGTCACGGGCGTGATGCCAGGTTTGCTGCTGCGCGAACGCTACTACCGATTGAGCGTCCGTCAGGAAAGGGAGCCCCTCATGACCCAATGGCGGGCCGCGGTCACCAACCGGCCCTTCATCATTTTGATGGGCATCATCGCCAGCTTGACAATCGGATGGCAGACGACCGATGCGCTGGGGTTCTATGTAATGACCTATCACGTTTTTGGCGGAGATACCGTCGCCACCGGCAAACTGCTCTTCCTTACGACGGTTGTCGTGACGGCTTTCGCCTTTGTTGCCATTCCCATTGTGCGCCGGATCGAATTGCGATTTGGCAAGACCCGGGCTCTTCGGGTTTGTCTCTATCTCAATATTACTGCGGCCATCAGCAAATGGTTTCTCGCTTCGCCAGCCCATCCCTGGACATGGCTAATCATTGGGATACTGGCTCAGTTTTGCAGCTTGGGTTTCTGGATTCTCGTCAGCTCGATGAAGGCGGACATCTGTGATCACGATGAACTGCACTCAGGCCGGCGGCGCGAAGGCACTTTCGGCGCCATCGGTAATCTGGTGCAGAAATTTACCGGATCGCTCACTTACTTTCTGGGCGGACTTCTGCTGAGCCTGATCGGCTACGATGCCGCGCTCGGCGGCGCGCAAAATCCAGAATCCATTTTCTGGCTGCGCGTATGTTTTTCGCTTGGGCCAATTCTATTCTTATCGCTGTGCCTCGTTCTTCTTAATAAATATCCCCTGGATGAACCGGCTATGAAGGCTATCCGCTCTCAGTTGGAGCAGCGCCGTTCACAGGTCTAG
- a CDS encoding MBG domain-containing protein: protein MSIVALIGGVCPVDAAVATLTPVADGSVREDIAFGGANGTTTELSVGRLAGGALHGMLVFDLTAIPQGASITSAQLVLQNPRRDDASDTATITLDLHAMTTELYNNASTWAYRIPNSAGQQDGIMWTTAGGTYDAPVLSTLDLPVKAATVPVLCTWNSSGAFVTAVQQAVGSNLGLLLKMSDEGTSSGRKAIPFASREHTTGIVPQLIIEYVANEKAGRADDFVESLGVNIKRASWRDYATPYSNVALVESLLGEVGIRYYRTGAREGSDSDWVAYRNMFNNIGARGNMLMPYIWNPQAPNDWFGPMLRQYADVFVSVEGPNEMNAPGNIYNYNGVLFPEGDVNAMRDLSTYVRGHASTQHLKLISPSMYTQENAPVGEALLKGKIDDYTDYVNLHSYAAGGQPIKNLDNNINNAKGLFDPPRPIVCTESGWFTVPNLGGVTEKAQGKYYPRMFAEYWNRGILKTYAYELIDELPDPDKEDPEMNFGLVRYDGSRKPAFTAMKNLTALLAERGQNSFATGALNFTLGGAGSEVHHTLLQKSTGEFYLLLWQEVRSFGPGTPPDIDNAPVSLSVSAATPIHSPTLYRFDDLGNMSSVNLAVDGGNTVSIDVPDTIVILKFTSSPGGDAPPLAPSGLTASMAGGVGSPVQLSWDMTLGAESYTVSRGASSEGPFISLASGIDTTSYHDSSGTTGSYYVVTANNTQGDGPTSSPVLPTLTMDNADSTGVTITGSWTSSTNVPGYYGSDSIWSGDASGSVKFTPNLSSGNYSVWIRWSAAANRGSTVPIDVTHDGGTTRVLVDQRVDNGVWKLLGVYNFAGGAAENVLISTVGAQGLVAADAVMFVPVYYVAPTAPVGLRAATGHLQVALSWNASPNVTGYSVKRATTSGGPYATIAPSVAESSYVDTSVVGGTTYYYVVSGSNPEGESPDSGEVAALASQITATITLGALSQTYNGSPRPVTVSTDPLGLEVVVTYDGNAEPPTGAGSYAVAAAFSDPSYAGSASGTLVVAKASGAVTLGNLFAIHDGTPKTASATTTPADLATQIMYNGGPTAPSNAGTYAVTATIDDANHTGSASGTLTIVSVAQPSGGVVQNGSPRTLSVVVSGEASFQWRKDGVAIPGATASTFALAGKPSDAGVYDVVITMPAGEIISDPATVTITPDPDSSFAQSSAIVMDASGTLYVADASRHVIQAIAPGKNVTTFAGMLDSPGAVDGTGTAAKFNTPAGLVSRSGTLYVADAGNNSIRTVALSTRMVSTLLSGTIADTTKRLSNPSAIAVDAAGNVYVADTGNHVIRLVSASGTITTLAGAPGVSGTTNASGTQALFNAPAGIALLEMGGSGTLYVADTGNHTIRAIALDGGAVSTVAGQPATAGSDDGPASAALLNEPRGLVLDGPDLYFVDTGNSLVRKLAGGEITTIAGYPGIGTIPGVPGFKDGSGTNAWFSYPEDITMGADGTLYVADTGNKAIRSIDASDNVVTLSVTATTSGSSQPPGGGSGNGGGGGGGALSLWALALLTLSLLCRRRMR, encoded by the coding sequence TTGAGTATCGTTGCCCTGATCGGCGGCGTTTGCCCGGTTGACGCGGCAGTCGCCACGCTAACCCCGGTTGCCGACGGCTCCGTGCGGGAAGATATCGCGTTTGGCGGCGCAAACGGGACAACGACCGAGTTGTCGGTCGGACGACTAGCCGGCGGCGCATTGCACGGCATGCTGGTGTTCGACCTGACTGCCATTCCCCAGGGCGCGAGCATAACCTCCGCGCAGCTGGTATTGCAGAACCCCCGGCGCGATGACGCAAGCGATACGGCAACGATAACGCTCGACCTTCATGCCATGACGACGGAATTATATAACAATGCCTCCACTTGGGCGTATCGCATTCCCAACTCCGCCGGGCAGCAGGATGGGATTATGTGGACAACCGCCGGCGGCACTTACGACGCCCCAGTGCTTTCAACGCTCGACCTCCCGGTAAAAGCAGCGACTGTGCCGGTCCTCTGCACTTGGAATTCAAGCGGTGCCTTTGTGACCGCGGTGCAGCAGGCAGTGGGATCCAACCTCGGACTGCTGCTCAAAATGAGCGACGAAGGAACGAGCAGCGGACGCAAGGCGATCCCCTTTGCGAGCCGGGAGCATACAACAGGCATCGTGCCGCAATTGATAATCGAGTATGTGGCGAACGAGAAAGCCGGGCGCGCCGACGACTTCGTCGAGAGCCTTGGGGTGAATATCAAAAGGGCCTCGTGGCGCGACTATGCGACGCCCTACTCGAATGTGGCGCTCGTGGAAAGCCTGCTCGGGGAGGTTGGCATTCGCTACTATCGGACGGGGGCGAGGGAAGGCTCGGACAGTGATTGGGTCGCCTACCGCAACATGTTTAATAATATCGGCGCCAGGGGCAACATGCTCATGCCCTACATCTGGAATCCCCAGGCGCCAAATGACTGGTTCGGGCCAATGCTCCGGCAATACGCCGATGTCTTCGTCAGTGTCGAGGGCCCGAACGAAATGAATGCCCCGGGGAACATTTACAACTACAACGGAGTATTGTTCCCCGAAGGTGATGTGAACGCGATGAGGGATTTGTCCACTTATGTTCGCGGCCATGCCAGCACGCAGCACCTTAAGTTGATCTCCCCGTCGATGTATACGCAGGAAAACGCTCCCGTCGGCGAGGCGCTTCTCAAGGGGAAAATCGACGATTACACAGACTACGTCAATCTGCACTCCTACGCGGCGGGGGGCCAGCCCATAAAGAACCTGGACAACAATATTAACAATGCGAAGGGCCTCTTCGACCCGCCGCGCCCAATCGTCTGCACGGAGAGCGGGTGGTTTACCGTTCCAAATCTCGGGGGAGTCACGGAAAAGGCCCAGGGCAAATATTACCCGCGCATGTTCGCGGAATATTGGAACCGGGGCATCTTGAAAACCTACGCATACGAACTGATCGACGAACTTCCGGACCCCGATAAGGAAGATCCCGAAATGAACTTCGGCTTGGTGCGTTACGACGGCTCCCGCAAACCGGCCTTCACGGCGATGAAGAATCTCACGGCCCTGCTCGCGGAGCGGGGGCAGAACTCCTTCGCGACCGGCGCGCTGAACTTTACGCTGGGCGGCGCGGGAAGCGAGGTGCACCACACCCTGCTTCAAAAAAGCACGGGGGAATTCTATCTGCTGCTCTGGCAGGAGGTGCGCAGCTTTGGCCCGGGCACGCCGCCCGACATCGACAACGCGCCCGTGAGCCTGAGCGTTTCAGCAGCCACCCCGATCCACAGCCCGACGCTCTATCGCTTCGACGACTTGGGCAACATGAGCAGTGTGAATCTGGCCGTTGACGGCGGCAACACCGTGTCAATCGATGTGCCCGACACGATTGTGATCTTGAAGTTCACCAGTTCCCCCGGTGGTGACGCCCCCCCGCTCGCGCCGTCCGGCTTGACGGCAAGCATGGCGGGAGGAGTGGGCAGTCCGGTGCAGTTGTCTTGGGATATGACCCTGGGGGCCGAAAGTTACACCGTCTCGCGCGGTGCCAGCAGCGAGGGGCCATTCATATCGCTCGCGTCTGGGATCGACACAACCAGTTACCATGATTCCAGCGGCACGACCGGTTCATACTACGTCGTCACGGCGAACAACACCCAAGGCGATGGGCCGACGTCGAGTCCGGTCCTCCCGACGCTGACCATGGATAACGCGGACAGCACCGGTGTCACAATCACCGGATCCTGGACGAGCAGCACCAACGTGCCGGGATACTACGGATCAGACAGTATATGGTCCGGCGACGCCAGTGGCAGCGTTAAGTTTACCCCGAATCTGTCGTCAGGGAACTATTCCGTTTGGATTCGATGGAGTGCCGCTGCGAACCGGGGCAGCACCGTCCCGATTGATGTCACTCATGACGGAGGCACGACACGGGTGCTGGTTGACCAGCGGGTGGACAACGGCGTGTGGAAGCTGCTGGGGGTGTATAATTTTGCGGGAGGCGCGGCAGAAAACGTCCTGATTAGCACCGTCGGCGCCCAAGGGCTCGTGGCGGCGGACGCCGTGATGTTTGTCCCCGTTTACTATGTCGCGCCGACCGCGCCGGTCGGTTTGCGGGCCGCCACGGGACACTTGCAGGTCGCCCTGAGCTGGAACGCCTCGCCAAACGTGACCGGCTACTCCGTCAAACGGGCGACAACGAGCGGCGGTCCCTATGCAACCATCGCTCCGTCGGTGGCCGAATCGAGCTATGTCGATACCAGCGTTGTTGGCGGCACCACTTACTACTATGTGGTCTCCGGCAGCAACCCGGAGGGCGAGAGTCCGGATTCGGGCGAGGTGGCGGCCTTGGCCAGCCAGATCACCGCCACCATCACGCTCGGCGCTTTGAGCCAAACCTACAATGGCTCGCCCAGACCCGTTACGGTCTCGACCGACCCGTTGGGGCTGGAGGTTGTGGTGACTTATGACGGCAACGCCGAGCCGCCGACCGGTGCCGGTTCATACGCGGTTGCCGCCGCCTTCAGTGATCCCAGTTACGCGGGTTCCGCCTCCGGCACCCTGGTGGTCGCGAAAGCTTCGGGCGCGGTGACCCTGGGCAATCTTTTTGCCATCCACGACGGAACGCCAAAAACGGCAAGTGCCACGACGACTCCCGCGGACCTGGCCACCCAGATAATGTATAATGGCGGGCCAACGGCACCCAGCAACGCCGGGACTTACGCGGTCACGGCTACCATCGATGATGCCAACCACACGGGTTCCGCGTCCGGCACGCTGACCATCGTGTCCGTTGCGCAACCCTCCGGCGGTGTCGTCCAGAACGGCTCCCCGCGCACTCTCTCTGTCGTGGTGTCCGGCGAAGCCTCGTTCCAGTGGCGCAAGGACGGCGTGGCCATTCCCGGCGCGACCGCCTCCACGTTCGCGCTCGCCGGCAAGCCTTCCGACGCGGGGGTGTATGATGTCGTCATCACCATGCCCGCCGGCGAAATCATCAGTGATCCGGCCACCGTGACGATCACACCCGATCCCGACAGCAGCTTCGCGCAGTCCTCCGCGATCGTGATGGACGCCTCCGGCACCCTATATGTCGCCGATGCCTCCCGGCATGTCATCCAAGCGATCGCCCCCGGCAAAAACGTCACCACCTTCGCGGGCATGCTCGATTCGCCCGGCGCGGTGGACGGCACCGGCACCGCCGCGAAATTCAACACGCCGGCCGGCCTCGTCTCGCGTTCCGGCACGCTCTATGTCGCCGATGCGGGCAATAACAGCATCCGCACCGTCGCCCTCTCCACCCGGATGGTCTCGACCTTGCTGTCCGGCACCATTGCCGACACGACTAAACGACTCTCCAATCCCTCGGCCATTGCGGTGGATGCGGCGGGCAACGTTTACGTCGCCGACACGGGCAACCATGTCATCCGCCTAGTCAGTGCATCCGGCACGATCACCACGCTGGCGGGCGCGCCGGGTGTTTCCGGCACGACCAATGCCAGCGGCACGCAGGCGCTGTTCAATGCACCAGCGGGGATCGCGTTGCTGGAAATGGGAGGCAGCGGGACACTCTATGTCGCCGACACCGGCAACCACACCATCCGCGCCATCGCGCTCGATGGCGGCGCGGTCTCGACAGTCGCGGGCCAGCCCGCCACGGCGGGCAGCGATGACGGCCCGGCCTCCGCCGCGCTCCTGAACGAGCCGCGCGGACTGGTTCTCGACGGCCCGGACCTCTATTTTGTGGACACAGGCAACTCGCTCGTCCGGAAACTCGCGGGCGGCGAGATCACGACGATAGCCGGATATCCCGGCATCGGCACCATACCTGGCGTGCCGGGCTTCAAGGACGGCTCCGGCACCAACGCGTGGTTCAGTTATCCGGAGGACATCACCATGGGGGCGGACGGCACCCTGTATGTCGCCGACACGGGCAACAAGGCGATCCGCTCGATCGACGCGTCCGACAACGTTGTCACCCTGTCCGTCACCGCCACGACCAGCGGCAGTTCGCAACCTCCGGGTGGCGGCTCGGGCAACGGCGGCGGCGGTGGTGGCGGCGCGCTCAGCCTGTGGGCGCTGGCCCTCCTGACCCTCTCGCTGCTATGCCGCCGCCGGATGCGCTGA
- a CDS encoding alpha-mannosidase, whose protein sequence is MDILMSLHLDPFLQLVPKRAEALLRRLRAGIWRDRSEITVTATLPTPHHRRLAEVRKEAREPVPSGTAWGRLYDQRWFHAALPGFAPDSGNLYLEWRDQGEATLYVESVPYYGFDPAHRRVAIPPDTRELWIEGTCCQSGIWHPDATGLSPQGSRFDGAFLTRRDDAAWAAAHDLQALYDAMLFLRVRQGPRAPSTPPSFGPQPSVDNTTPLFRRLLHLLGRAVDAHDLHGIDAFRASIAAAMVEIREQRAVVRAVLTGHAHIDLVWLWPERIGEAKAVHTFATVNRLMSQYPEFLFAYSQPASYRAVHRRAPELFEAVRQRMQSGQWQATGAMDVESDTQLPCGEALARSFLLGQAEFQRMNGHPARLLWLPDVFGYSGCLPQLMRLTGVEWFFTTKLTWSAVNRFPYSSFLWRGFDGSEVVAHVTQNVGYNNSLDLDELDANACGHAQSAVHPEFLHPTGFGDGGGGPTEEMCERARRLCRLAGMPEITWDHPEAFFERLSERRDSLPAYQGEFYLEYHRGTYTTHSNLKAVFRAAERALQIREATAVATGVVPDLTEPWRRLVFAQFHDYIPGSSVAEVYDEGIPELIKLAEHQQHAAQQELSRDGGSWHVFNPLPQVWRGWVKSPDSSEAEWHELPPLSGVPVRDASVKMKSPAPVVATERSLTNGRVFAEIDDDGWLRRFAIDGVDTIFTGPAARAILYVDRPANFDAWDIDRHTLDLGIPVNTPAKFQLEQASPQQAVLAVTHPLGGNSQLTLRYILQAGEPVLRIEAEVDWREPQTLLKLHFPTAYRGVNARFGAAFGSALRGQLSGNLATEAQWEVPGSRWAAVSHDGESDGLAIITEAKYGFSARNGDLTVSLLRGARIAGHDDHAVAAPPSLSRLSVASPFSDQGRHVMRLAITRYASAEAELNPAALADTLFTEPVHYCGEPYSSGLLAVEGAPTLVPAWAMPVDGRCWVLRLHEVAGVPGRAVFCVAPGWSVCPCRLDGSIEKANTPLTNSVDFRPYEIVSVCFSRESEAL, encoded by the coding sequence TTGGACATCCTGATGAGCCTGCATCTCGATCCGTTCCTACAACTGGTGCCCAAGCGGGCTGAGGCGCTGCTGCGCCGCCTGCGCGCCGGGATATGGCGCGACCGCAGTGAAATCACCGTGACGGCGACCTTGCCGACGCCGCATCACCGCCGCCTCGCGGAGGTGAGGAAAGAGGCACGCGAGCCGGTGCCAAGCGGGACGGCTTGGGGTCGGCTTTATGACCAGCGATGGTTCCATGCGGCGTTGCCTGGGTTCGCCCCGGATTCAGGCAACCTGTATCTGGAGTGGCGCGATCAGGGCGAGGCGACGCTGTATGTCGAAAGCGTGCCGTATTACGGTTTCGATCCGGCGCACCGGCGCGTGGCCATCCCACCCGATACGCGCGAGCTATGGATCGAAGGCACCTGCTGCCAATCCGGCATCTGGCACCCGGACGCCACCGGACTTTCGCCACAGGGGAGCCGTTTCGACGGAGCGTTTTTGACCAGACGTGATGATGCCGCCTGGGCAGCCGCGCATGACTTGCAAGCGCTCTACGACGCGATGCTTTTTCTGCGCGTGCGACAAGGCCCCCGAGCCCCGTCAACGCCACCGTCATTTGGTCCACAACCTTCTGTCGATAATACCACGCCGCTTTTCCGTCGGCTGTTGCATCTTCTCGGACGGGCGGTGGACGCACACGATCTCCACGGCATTGACGCGTTCCGCGCATCGATAGCAGCCGCGATGGTAGAGATACGCGAACAGCGTGCGGTGGTGCGCGCGGTCCTGACTGGTCATGCGCACATAGATCTGGTGTGGCTCTGGCCTGAGCGGATCGGTGAGGCCAAAGCGGTGCATACGTTCGCGACCGTGAACAGACTGATGTCCCAGTATCCCGAATTCCTCTTCGCTTATTCGCAACCGGCCAGCTATCGGGCGGTGCATAGACGCGCTCCGGAATTGTTCGAGGCGGTGAGGCAACGAATGCAAAGCGGCCAATGGCAGGCGACCGGAGCGATGGATGTGGAAAGCGACACCCAGCTTCCGTGTGGCGAGGCGCTCGCCCGCAGCTTCCTGCTTGGACAGGCGGAATTCCAACGCATGAACGGACACCCAGCGCGGCTGCTTTGGCTCCCGGATGTTTTCGGTTACAGCGGCTGTCTGCCCCAGCTCATGCGGCTGACCGGCGTAGAATGGTTTTTCACCACCAAGCTCACGTGGAGTGCTGTGAATCGATTTCCTTACAGCAGTTTTCTTTGGCGGGGTTTCGACGGAAGCGAAGTCGTAGCGCACGTGACACAAAACGTCGGTTACAACAATTCCCTCGACCTTGATGAACTCGACGCCAACGCCTGCGGTCATGCCCAGTCAGCCGTTCATCCCGAATTTCTGCATCCGACCGGCTTTGGCGATGGCGGAGGCGGGCCGACGGAAGAAATGTGCGAGAGAGCACGCCGGCTTTGCCGATTGGCGGGCATGCCTGAGATAACATGGGACCACCCGGAGGCGTTTTTTGAGCGGCTGTCTGAGCGTCGGGATAGTTTGCCGGCATATCAGGGGGAATTTTATCTGGAATACCACCGCGGCACCTACACCACACACAGTAATTTGAAAGCGGTATTTCGTGCGGCCGAGCGAGCGTTGCAAATACGAGAAGCCACTGCCGTTGCGACAGGCGTCGTGCCAGACTTAACCGAGCCATGGCGACGGCTGGTATTCGCGCAGTTTCACGACTATATACCCGGATCGTCGGTGGCGGAGGTTTATGACGAGGGTATCCCAGAATTGATCAAATTAGCAGAACATCAGCAGCACGCAGCCCAACAGGAACTCTCAAGAGACGGTGGTTCCTGGCATGTATTCAATCCGCTGCCACAGGTCTGGCGTGGCTGGGTTAAATCACCTGATTCCAGCGAAGCCGAGTGGCATGAGTTGCCTCCGTTATCCGGGGTGCCGGTTAGGGACGCGTCCGTAAAAATGAAATCACCTGCGCCAGTTGTGGCAACGGAACGCTCACTAACAAATGGGCGGGTGTTCGCAGAAATCGACGATGACGGTTGGTTGCGGCGCTTTGCCATCGACGGAGTGGACACGATATTCACAGGTCCGGCAGCCCGCGCCATTCTCTATGTGGATCGTCCGGCAAATTTCGATGCGTGGGATATCGACCGGCATACACTTGATCTTGGCATCCCCGTCAACACACCTGCGAAATTTCAACTCGAACAAGCATCGCCACAACAAGCAGTGCTTGCCGTGACCCACCCCTTGGGAGGAAACAGCCAGCTCACGCTTCGCTATATTTTGCAGGCTGGCGAGCCGGTGCTGCGCATTGAAGCCGAGGTGGATTGGCGGGAACCGCAAACCCTGTTGAAGTTGCATTTTCCAACCGCATATCGCGGAGTAAACGCGCGCTTCGGGGCGGCGTTTGGAAGCGCCTTGCGCGGGCAGTTGTCGGGTAATCTTGCGACCGAGGCACAGTGGGAGGTTCCGGGCAGCCGCTGGGCCGCAGTGTCACATGATGGCGAGAGCGATGGATTGGCAATCATCACCGAGGCGAAATACGGGTTCAGCGCACGCAACGGCGATCTTACGGTTTCATTGCTGCGCGGTGCGCGGATCGCTGGTCACGATGATCATGCCGTCGCAGCCCCGCCGTCATTGAGCCGGTTGTCGGTGGCATCTCCGTTTTCGGACCAAGGTCGGCACGTCATGCGGCTGGCAATTACGCGTTACGCTTCTGCCGAGGCGGAGCTGAATCCGGCGGCATTGGCCGATACGTTGTTTACCGAGCCAGTGCACTATTGCGGCGAACCCTACTCAAGCGGATTACTCGCCGTGGAGGGCGCGCCGACGCTCGTTCCAGCGTGGGCGATGCCGGTGGATGGCAGATGTTGGGTGTTGCGGTTGCACGAAGTCGCTGGAGTTCCCGGGCGGGCGGTCTTTTGCGTTGCCCCGGGGTGGAGCGTGTGTCCTTGTCGGCTGGACGGAAGTATTGAAAAAGCAAATACACCATTAACCAACAGCGTGGATTTTCGTCCTTATGAAATTGTTAGCGTTTGTTTCTCGCGTGAATCGGAAGCCTTATGA